Proteins encoded by one window of Arachis ipaensis cultivar K30076 chromosome B04, Araip1.1, whole genome shotgun sequence:
- the LOC107637275 gene encoding wall-associated receptor kinase 2-like codes for MLFVVVILVHVLVEVVAINDTYNNHISFDGYQNECYGIQISYPFGIENSYTSATCFLEESFKLTCNSTISSLIWDNKPAITINVSQGQVDILTSAIKIRYDSSYGNSISFSSSSTITTSLSFIISSKDNQFIGVSCSTYGYFTIYSNTSGYIMGCVTKCHNMSMKIDDRHCPDNRCCELDIPTETVTIQVVTYFYCDYSVVVKNDNYTFSKDHFENLPFKRLLAVFDWSVGNKTCEESRSRDTIASPTSLIPPITLAANTPSASQQSYTLPSR; via the exons ATGTTATTTGTTGTTGTTATATTAGTCCATGTACTAGTAGAAGTAGTAGCTATAAATGATACTTATAATAATCATATATCTTTTGATGGATACCAAAATGAGTGTTATGGTATTCAAATTTCATATCCATTTGGCATAGAAAATTCATATACCAGTGCTACCTGTTTCTTAGAAGAATCCTTTAAACTTACTTGCAACAGTACTATTTCCAGTTTAATATGGGACAATAAGCCAGCTATAACCATAAACGTCTCCCAAGGACAAGTAGATATATTGACTTCTGCCATCAAAATTCGTTATGATAGTAGCTATGGTAATTCCATTAGTTTTAGCTCTTCCAGCACAATCACAACTAGTCTTTCTTTCATCATTTCAAGCAAAGACAACCAATTCATAGGTGTTAGCTGCAGTACTTACGGCTATTTTACTATCTACAGCAACACCAGCGGTTATATAATGGGGTGCGTAACAAAATGTCATAACATGAGTATGAAAATCGATGACAGACATTGTCCCGACAACAGGTGCTGTGAGCTGGATATTCCTACTGAAACGGTCACAATTCAAGTAGTGACCTATTTTTACTGTGACTATTCCGTTGTCGTCAAGAATGACAACTACACGTTTTCGAAGGACCACTTCGAGAATCTACCATTTAAGAGGCTCCTTGCGGTGTTCGATTGGAGTGTTGGAAACAAGACATGTGAAGAATCTCGGAGCAGAGATACCATCGCTT CACCTACTTCTCTCATTCCTCCTATTACACTAGCTGCAAATACACCATCAGCCTCACAACAATCTTACACCTTACCTTCTAGATAG
- the LOC107637276 gene encoding zinc finger BED domain-containing protein RICESLEEPER 1-like has protein sequence MSLTAHFVDDEWKLQKRILIENHKGETIGREIETCLREWGIEKVFTITLDNASSNDGVITYLQRKLAARGGLVCGEKYLQMRCCAHVLNLIVNEGIKEQHASIESIRNAVRWFGEDSGGKKKVGPLTALDWQHARLFIDFLRIFYEITLCFSSSLHVTLNKCFHEIASINSQLTSWSHNNSELLGTMACSMKAKYDKYEGPLDKFNPLILVAVVLDPRYKLDYLSWCLEDVYDKEVATSMTNFVKFTLETLYKFYSKEIVDDKVLDDGGSSSKAVLDDKDSSQSSAKYVAANRVNL, from the exons ATGAGCCTAACTGCACATTTCGTTGATGACGAATGGAAGCTACAAAAGAGAATTCTCATTGAGAACCACAAGGGAGAAACAATAGGGAGAGAAATTGAGACATGTTTGAGAGAGTGGGGAATTGAAAAGGTCTTCACAATCACATTAGACAATGCATCTTCAAATGATGGGGTTATCACTTACCTTCAAAGAAAATTAGCTGCAAGGGGTGGATTGGTGTGCGGAGAAAAATATTTGCAAATGAGGTGTTGTGCTCATGTTCTCAACTTGATAGTGAATGAAGGAATTAAAGAGCAACATGCCTCCATTGAAAGCATTCGGAATGCTGTTAG ATGGTTTGGAGAGGATAGTGGGGGTAAAAAGAAAGTTGGTCCACTCACGGCACTTGATTGGCAACATGCTAGGCTATTCATTGATTTTTTGAGAATCTTCTATGAGATTACTTTGTGTTTCTCATCTTCTTTACATGTTACTTTAAACAAATGCTTTCATGAAATTGCATCTATAAATTCTCAACTAACATCTTGGAGCCACAACAATTCTGAATTATTGGGAACTATGGCATGCTCTATGAAGGCTAAATACGATAAATATGAGGGACCACTTGACAAGTTTAATCCTTTGATACTTGTTGCCGTTGTTTTAGATCCTCGATACAAACTTGATTATCTTTCTTGGTGTTTGGAGGATGTATATGATAAGGAAGTGGCTACTAGTATGActaattttgtgaaatttacattggAGACATTGtacaaattttattcaaaagaaattgTAGATGATAAAGTTCTTGATGATGGTGGCAGTTCCTCTAAAGCTGTTTTGGATGATAAAGATAGTAGTCAATCTAGTGCTAAGTATGTTGCTGCAAATAGAGTGAATTtgtga